GAGCGCGGCGCTGCGCTCATCAGCCGTCGTGAGCCGCCCCGGCGCGGCACCGGGCCGCAGCACGGCCAGCGGATGCGGCTCGAACGTCACCAGCACCGCAGGTCGGTCCGCCTGACGTGCCCGGCGAACCAGCTCCTCGATCACCGCCTGGTGACCGAGATGAACCCCATCGAAGGTCCCCACGGTTACCGCAGCACCGCGCGGAAATCCGGGCAAATCGTTCATGCCGGGAACACCGTAATCGGCTGCCAAACCCCATCACGGGCTTCCGCAATTGCAACCAGCTGTTCGCCGGCCACCAGCGCGGTTGGACCGGCTCCGAACCCGCCCGGCACCCGCTGCCCGTGGCGGACCCGGGTCACAGCATCCGGGGCGAGTTCGACCCTCGGCAAATGCTCGATCAGCGCCAGCGGGGGTATCACCGCCTCGGCCGTCAGATCGCGGAGCGGAGTCGCCCGGGCCAGCGCGAACCTGCCCACCGATTCCCTCCGCAGGGCCGTCAGGTGAGCACCGGTGCCGAGTTGCATCCCGAGATCCCGCGCCAGGGCCCGAATGTAGGTGCCTGCGCTGACCGTCACCCGAAAGCTGAGCAGTGGCGGCCGATAACTCAGCAGCGTCAACTCGTGCACCGTAACCGGCACCGCCGCCAGTTCCAGTCGACCACCCCGCCGCGCCACGGCGTGACTGCGAACGCCGCCAACCTGCTTGGCCGAGTACGCGGGCGGCCGCTGTTCGCCCGGGCCGGTCAATCGCGCCAACACCTCTCCGACCTGTCCTTGACTCGGCCAGGGACCGGTGACGGCAACGCCGAGCGGTTCCCCCGTCCAATCGTCGCTGTCTGTCGCGAACCCCAGCCGGGCCTCGGCCCAGTAGGTCTTGGTCGCACCCTCGAGGTGCCGAGCCAGCCGGGTCGCCGATCCCAGCACCAGGACGAGAAGCCCGGTCGCAAACGGATCCAGGGTGCCGGTGTGCCCCACCGCACGGGTACCCAGTCGCTTCCTGACCGTCGCGACCACATCGTGGGATGTGATCCCGGCCGGCTTGTCCACCAGAAGCCCTCCGTTCAGGACTCGGTCTCCTCGCGCCGGAGATCGGCCAGGATCTGATCGATCCGCGCCGCATGCTCCCGGCCCCGGTCAACCTGAAACTGCAGGTCCGGGGTAATCCGGGTATCGAGCGCGTGCGCCACCTTGGTGCGCAGAAAGCCGGCGGCCCGCTCCAGCCCTTCGAGCTCGGCCTTCTGCTCCTCTCCCTCGCCACTCAGCGTCACGAAGATCCGGGCGACCGACAGATC
The Gemmatimonadales bacterium genome window above contains:
- the truB gene encoding tRNA pseudouridine(55) synthase TruB produces the protein MDKPAGITSHDVVATVRKRLGTRAVGHTGTLDPFATGLLVLVLGSATRLARHLEGATKTYWAEARLGFATDSDDWTGEPLGVAVTGPWPSQGQVGEVLARLTGPGEQRPPAYSAKQVGGVRSHAVARRGGRLELAAVPVTVHELTLLSYRPPLLSFRVTVSAGTYIRALARDLGMQLGTGAHLTALRRESVGRFALARATPLRDLTAEAVIPPLALIEHLPRVELAPDAVTRVRHGQRVPGGFGAGPTALVAGEQLVAIAEARDGVWQPITVFPA
- the rbfA gene encoding 30S ribosome-binding factor RbfA, coding for MAGRSGNRRRPDQVAEVVRQIVAEALIHEVRDPRVRSATVTRVEVTPDLSVARIFVTLSGEGEEQKAELEGLERAAGFLRTKVAHALDTRITPDLQFQVDRGREHAARIDQILADLRREETES